The proteins below are encoded in one region of Brassica napus cultivar Da-Ae chromosome A6, Da-Ae, whole genome shotgun sequence:
- the LOC106349536 gene encoding cold-regulated protein 27 isoform X3, translating to MVGDYRENYSPSSDGSSSVEEETTSSMYSAGKEDKPTEWTDEKHSLYLKSMEASFVDQLYNSLGALGSKIINKDTVGPSTRFGDGGKPSEEQKMNVRQPEYRLNGRHGRGSHEFLRSPWIKHYKPSPKTLTDRGSSELENQVVSSKGIVICSSGSASSLKQILREGCSSHSRDRDQISLGEEAEVSDQNFVNEVTKGQNGSSKKMKTVISESSSTDQVVPLRKSPANMIT from the exons ATGGTTGGTGACTACAGAGAGAACTATAGCCCAAGCTCCGACGGTTCCTCTTCTGTAGAGGAAGAGACGACTTCTTCAATG TACTCCGCGGGGAAAGAGGATAAGCCTACAGAATGGACCGACGAGAAGCATAGTTTGTATCTTAAATCAATGGAAGCTTCCTTCGTTGATCAGCTCTACAACTCCCTCGGTGCGCTCGGttccaaaatcatcaacaaGGATACTGTCGGACCGTCGACAAGGTTCGGAGATGGTGGAAAACCGTCTGAAGAACAG AAGATGAATGTGAGGCAGCCTGAGTATCGTCTCAATGGAAGACACGGTCGTGGTTCTCACGAGTTCCTTAGGAGTCCATGGATCAAGCACTATAAGCCTTCACCAAAGACCCTAACAGATAGAGGTAGTTCCGAGCTTGAAAATCAAGTTGTTAGCTCAAAGGGGATAGTCATATGCAGCTCTGGTTCAGCATCGAGTCTCAAGCAGATCTTACGAGAAGGCTGCTCCTCTCATTCACGTGACCGGGATCAAATCAGCCTGGGAGAAGAAG CAGAAGTATCTGACCAGAACTTTGTCAATGAAGTAACAAAAGGCCAAAACGGAAGCTCCAAGAAGATGAAGACAGTGATAAGTGAATCGTCTAGTACTGATCAG GTTGTTCCACTCAGAAAAAGTCCTGCAAACATGATCACTTAA
- the LOC106349536 gene encoding cold-regulated protein 27 isoform X1: MVGDYRENYSPSSDGSSSVEEETTSSMYSAGKEDKPTEWTDEKHSLYLKSMEASFVDQLYNSLGALGSKIINKDTVGPSTRFGDGGKPSEEQFKVLRDGFWQKMNVRQPEYRLNGRHGRGSHEFLRSPWIKHYKPSPKTLTDRGSSELENQVVSSKGIVICSSGSASSLKQILREGCSSHSRDRDQISLGEEAEVSDQNFVNEVTKGQNGSSKKMKTVISESSSTDQVVPLRKSPANMIT; this comes from the exons ATGGTTGGTGACTACAGAGAGAACTATAGCCCAAGCTCCGACGGTTCCTCTTCTGTAGAGGAAGAGACGACTTCTTCAATG TACTCCGCGGGGAAAGAGGATAAGCCTACAGAATGGACCGACGAGAAGCATAGTTTGTATCTTAAATCAATGGAAGCTTCCTTCGTTGATCAGCTCTACAACTCCCTCGGTGCGCTCGGttccaaaatcatcaacaaGGATACTGTCGGACCGTCGACAAGGTTCGGAGATGGTGGAAAACCGTCTGAAGAACAG ttcaaGGTTCTTCGTGATGGTTTCTGGCAGAAGATGAATGTGAGGCAGCCTGAGTATCGTCTCAATGGAAGACACGGTCGTGGTTCTCACGAGTTCCTTAGGAGTCCATGGATCAAGCACTATAAGCCTTCACCAAAGACCCTAACAGATAGAGGTAGTTCCGAGCTTGAAAATCAAGTTGTTAGCTCAAAGGGGATAGTCATATGCAGCTCTGGTTCAGCATCGAGTCTCAAGCAGATCTTACGAGAAGGCTGCTCCTCTCATTCACGTGACCGGGATCAAATCAGCCTGGGAGAAGAAG CAGAAGTATCTGACCAGAACTTTGTCAATGAAGTAACAAAAGGCCAAAACGGAAGCTCCAAGAAGATGAAGACAGTGATAAGTGAATCGTCTAGTACTGATCAG GTTGTTCCACTCAGAAAAAGTCCTGCAAACATGATCACTTAA
- the LOC106349536 gene encoding cold-regulated protein 27 isoform X2, producing MVGDYRENYSPSSDGSSSVEEETTSSMYSAGKEDKPTEWTDEKHSLYLKSMEASFVDQLYNSLGALGSKIINKDTVGPSTRFGDGGKPSEEQFKVLRDGFWQKMNVRQPEYRLNGRHGRGSHEFLRSPWIKHYKPSPKTLTDRGSSELENQVVSSKGIVICSSGSASSLKQILREGCSSHSRDRDQISLGEEEVSDQNFVNEVTKGQNGSSKKMKTVISESSSTDQVVPLRKSPANMIT from the exons ATGGTTGGTGACTACAGAGAGAACTATAGCCCAAGCTCCGACGGTTCCTCTTCTGTAGAGGAAGAGACGACTTCTTCAATG TACTCCGCGGGGAAAGAGGATAAGCCTACAGAATGGACCGACGAGAAGCATAGTTTGTATCTTAAATCAATGGAAGCTTCCTTCGTTGATCAGCTCTACAACTCCCTCGGTGCGCTCGGttccaaaatcatcaacaaGGATACTGTCGGACCGTCGACAAGGTTCGGAGATGGTGGAAAACCGTCTGAAGAACAG ttcaaGGTTCTTCGTGATGGTTTCTGGCAGAAGATGAATGTGAGGCAGCCTGAGTATCGTCTCAATGGAAGACACGGTCGTGGTTCTCACGAGTTCCTTAGGAGTCCATGGATCAAGCACTATAAGCCTTCACCAAAGACCCTAACAGATAGAGGTAGTTCCGAGCTTGAAAATCAAGTTGTTAGCTCAAAGGGGATAGTCATATGCAGCTCTGGTTCAGCATCGAGTCTCAAGCAGATCTTACGAGAAGGCTGCTCCTCTCATTCACGTGACCGGGATCAAATCAGCCTGGGAGAAGAAG AAGTATCTGACCAGAACTTTGTCAATGAAGTAACAAAAGGCCAAAACGGAAGCTCCAAGAAGATGAAGACAGTGATAAGTGAATCGTCTAGTACTGATCAG GTTGTTCCACTCAGAAAAAGTCCTGCAAACATGATCACTTAA
- the LOC106349536 gene encoding cold-regulated protein 27 isoform X4, giving the protein MVGDYRENYSPSSDGSSSVEEETTSSMYSAGKEDKPTEWTDEKHSLYLKSMEASFVDQLYNSLGALGSKIINKDTVGPSTRFGDGGKPSEEQKMNVRQPEYRLNGRHGRGSHEFLRSPWIKHYKPSPKTLTDRGSSELENQVVSSKGIVICSSGSASSLKQILREGCSSHSRDRDQISLGEEEVSDQNFVNEVTKGQNGSSKKMKTVISESSSTDQVVPLRKSPANMIT; this is encoded by the exons ATGGTTGGTGACTACAGAGAGAACTATAGCCCAAGCTCCGACGGTTCCTCTTCTGTAGAGGAAGAGACGACTTCTTCAATG TACTCCGCGGGGAAAGAGGATAAGCCTACAGAATGGACCGACGAGAAGCATAGTTTGTATCTTAAATCAATGGAAGCTTCCTTCGTTGATCAGCTCTACAACTCCCTCGGTGCGCTCGGttccaaaatcatcaacaaGGATACTGTCGGACCGTCGACAAGGTTCGGAGATGGTGGAAAACCGTCTGAAGAACAG AAGATGAATGTGAGGCAGCCTGAGTATCGTCTCAATGGAAGACACGGTCGTGGTTCTCACGAGTTCCTTAGGAGTCCATGGATCAAGCACTATAAGCCTTCACCAAAGACCCTAACAGATAGAGGTAGTTCCGAGCTTGAAAATCAAGTTGTTAGCTCAAAGGGGATAGTCATATGCAGCTCTGGTTCAGCATCGAGTCTCAAGCAGATCTTACGAGAAGGCTGCTCCTCTCATTCACGTGACCGGGATCAAATCAGCCTGGGAGAAGAAG AAGTATCTGACCAGAACTTTGTCAATGAAGTAACAAAAGGCCAAAACGGAAGCTCCAAGAAGATGAAGACAGTGATAAGTGAATCGTCTAGTACTGATCAG GTTGTTCCACTCAGAAAAAGTCCTGCAAACATGATCACTTAA